A window of Hordeum vulgare subsp. vulgare chromosome 5H, MorexV3_pseudomolecules_assembly, whole genome shotgun sequence genomic DNA:
GATGAGCAGGGCGGGGAGGCTGTGGACGCAGAGCCGAAGATCGTCCCAGCCACGCACAACTACCGCTTCCTGACGGAGCGGGACTTCCGAGGGTTCGTCAGGGAGCCGGAGACCATGACGGTGCGCGTCCAGGAGTCCTTtgtgccgccaccgccgccgcagcCGGCTGCGCAGCCCGAGGAACGGATAGTGGTCGACGGGTCCTCCCGCCGCGGCAGCGGCTCCGTCACGGCGAACGACCTCCGGCCGGCGGACAAGCCCGTCGCGCGCGACATAGTGGCGTCGCCGACGAAGAGGGCGCCGTCCAGGCGGAAGCCGGCGAGCACCGTGTCCAAAGGCAGCGTCGTGAGCGGGAGGACGAGCTTCGCCTCCGAATTCTCCGGCTTCGGCGACTCTGACTCAGACTCCAGCGCCAGCGACGACGGGTACTCGGTGAAGGAGCTCGTCGTGGACTCCGACAGCGACTGGTTCCTCTCGGAGAAAGACTTCCCGGCGGGGGTGCATGACGCCGCCAGCCTGCGGAGCTACAAGGCCAAGGTGCTCAAGGCCATGGAATCCCTGGAGGAGGCGGACATGCTGCAGCTGTCTTTCCAGGACTCGTCGGCAACCACGGTGTCGCCGGGCTCAGTCGCCCAGGCCTCGCCGGACAGCGTCAAGTACCCCGAGGACATGTGGTCACGGACCCCTTCGCCAGAAGCCGAGTACGAAGAGGAGGACGAGACGGGAACACCCCGAGAAGCCGAGGAGGCCGAGGCGAAGATCGTCGATGGGGAGGGGAGCAGCAGCATCGACATGAGCGACGACGACAAGCGCTCCTCGAGCAGCAAGAAGAAGATGATCGTGGCACCGGTGTACGACACGGAATTTGCCGGTGGTAACAGCTTGGAGCACTCCGAGAAGGAAATTATCACCATAAACGATCATTCATACGAAGCCATCTCTGATGCCAAGAGCAGTCCAGAGGTAACTACTGACAGAGAGTTGGTTGTTTCGTCTCATCAAGTAGTTGATGATACCGAGAGGCGCCCACAGCCATCAGAGAGGGGACTTGTCGGTACGAGTGGTCATCCAcccgagcttgtttctgctgatAGAGAAGAAGCAGCCAGTAGAAGTGGTCAGGCAGCTGCATCGTTTCCAGACGACAATCATTCCGAGCAAGAATTTGTCGGTACAGATGGTCACTCACATGAATTTATATCTGATGTTTGGAAAGAAATTGCTGGtacagaagaagaggaagaaggtgaGGTTGCTTATGATTTCATGGGAAGCCCTGGCCCTTCAGAGAAAGAATCCGTCAGTAGAAATGCTCATTCAGATGACCTCAGCTCCAATGATCACAAAACAATTGTCCACACAAATGATCGGTCGTATGCCGTATCTTCTGACGATCGTACAACCCCAGAGCACTCAGAGCAGGAGTTCAGTACACATGATCATCAATATGGAGCAATCCCTCACGGCGAGAATATTTCAGAGCCAACGGAAGATAAGCATGCTAGTGCAGATGATGATCCAGCCAAAGCCCCTCGACATGTCCACTTTTCAGTCACTGAGAAGGCCAAGTCGCTAGATGAGGAGCAGGATCAGGAAGGCAAGTGGAAGGACTtgacagaggaagaagaggacgaaTTGGAGTCGCTGTGGGAGCACCAAGACCTGATCGAGCAGCTGAAGCTAGAGCTGAAGAAGGTGCGGTCAGCTGGGCTGCCGACGATCCTGGAGGAGTCGGAGTCACCAAAGGCGCCGATGGAGGACCTCAAACCATGGAGGATCGATGCTAAGTTCCTGCGCGAGGACCCGATGGATGAGCTGAACAAGTTCTTCAAAAGTTACAGGGAGAGGATGAGGAAGTTTGACATCCTGTGCTTTCAGAAGATGTATGCCATAGGTATGCCTAATTTCACATTACCACTTTATTCCGAGTTCTCTTTGATTCCAGTTTTATTTTCTAAATATAACTGCACATGTATTCTACAAGAAAAATTTAGGGTGCACCCACCTTTCTCTGAACCGATTGGTTTGATGGTCCATTATCTAGTATTCAATTGGTAAATCATAATCGCAGATAGCTAGTATTTATTGTGCAGATAATGGTTAACTATTTATTTGTTCCTCAACACATACTATAAATAGAATTAACCATTTATTAGGAAAGCACAAATATTTGGTTGTCGAGGGGAATATAATGACGAATATTTTGTGCCCAAATTTCCGTCTAACGAGGAAATACTCAAAGTTGTCGAGGGGAATATAATGACGAATATTTAGTTATGAAACCATTCAATTTTGTTTATTTCAATCTAGGTCCAAATGTAAACTTTTCTTTAGAGTATATTGTGAGAATTCAACTTGATATCTAATAGAGAATGCTGGAGAAATAGCTAGTTCCAAGGGAATTAACTGATTGGGATCATACAATGCGAAATCCGAAAAACCTATCTTGTCTTGAAAGCTATGGTGACTGGTAAAAGCAGCTAAAGTACTACCGGTAAAAGCTATGGTGGTGATCGATTAGGGGAAAACTGATCTCCACATGTAATGACCGAGATTCAGTACTTAGCCTTACCGAAAGAGATTGCATGGGCAAAGAGAGATGTTCTTCAATTGGTTGCTCCGGGAAGAACTCTGGGAAGAATGCAGAACTCCGTAGTCCATTCCTTTAGGACAGTAGTACTAGTTAAAGAAAGGACTGCAGAAATGCTATTCACAACGCCTGCAACTTTTGTGTCTATCAAGCATTGCATCTACTAGCTTTTTAAAGCAGTTTAAGGACAGACGAAGCTCTTTCTTGCTTTATACTGGCAACATAATATTTCATCCAGCTCAGCATGCTCCGTGAAATGGATTTCTtacctttttttttttctttagttGCTTTAATTAACGTGCTGATGTACTGAATGTCACTGCAGATTTTCTCCAGCTCAGAGGGCCCCAACAGTCCACGAACTCTCTGAAGGCCTTGTCACCGACGGCGCTATCCATCCTGTCGCACAATTTCCGGTCGGCTCGCTGGAGATCACCCGAGGACCCGTCGGACCGGCTTCTCAAGGATCTCCGGTGCGACTTGGAGACGGTCTATGTCGGCCAGATGTGCCTGTCGTGGGAGTTCCTCCGGTGGCAGTACGAGCAAGCCTGTGACCTGCCGGAATCCGACCCTTACCACAGCCACCACTACAACCAGGTGGCCGGGGAGTTCCAGCAGTTTCAGGTGATGGTGCAGAGGTTTGTGGAAGACGAGCCGTTCAAGGGCCCTCGGCTGCCAGACTACGTCAAAGAACGATGCCCCTTTCGCAACTTCTTGCAAGTGCCGGTGATAAGAGGTGAGGATTCTGAAATTCTAGCAGTCAATGGTGAGATGTCTGGTGCTGAATTTAGCTTGAAATGGTGAGCTCTAACGTGAACTTTGGATTTCAGAGGATAGCCTGAAGGACCGAATGGAGGACCAGCGCAAGGGGAACTACGTGATAACGAGCGAGGAGCTGGAGGTGGTCATGGAGGAGTCGATGCACATTCTTTGGGAATTCATCAAGGCCGACAAAGAGCCGCAGACATCGGTCCTGAAGGGCCTGTCTACCGCCCACGTCGAGCTCCAGGACCCCAGGGACGAGGCTCTTGTGAAGGGCATCCACGCCACGTTACAGAAGGTAAGCTTTACTCTACACACTACTACTACACAGCCGGCAAGGAGATGATTTGCTACAGTGCCTTACAAGTACTTCCACCTACTGGTGCGATGCAGAAAGAGAAGAGGCTGAAGGATCTGCTGAGGACAGGGAACTGcattgtgaagaagttcaagaagcCCAAGGAGGACAGGTCGGACCAGAACCTCTTCTTCTCGCAGGTGGACATGCGGCTGGTGGCGCGGGTGCTGAGGATGCCGAGGATCACCGGCGACCAGCTGCAGTGGTGCAAGGCGAAGCTggacaagatcatgctggtagacAACAGGAGGATCCACAGGGAGGCTTCGTTTTTGCTCTTCCCCTGCTTGGAGCACAAAACATAAATCATGTCTGATTTTTTGTTCCGCTCTTTTGTCCCCCCGAAAAGCAAATCTTCACCATGTAATCCACGGCttgtaggtatttttcttcttcttcttcatcagtttcTTAGTGATCCGGTTCTCTACACAGCTTACACAGGTCGGGTACCTATAACTGTAACCTGATGAACATGGCATAGGCCACAGAGCCATCCATGGTATATAATTCTACTTACTTACTTGCAGCCCCtagcctagctagctagctaggaaACGGCACACTTGTAATGAACCCATCCATCCATCGGAATGCACTACTGTACGCTTACAACAGGCCCTAGCTAGCCGGGAGTAGCTAGCAAAACAGCAAAGCTGTAATGAAGCCATCCTGCATCATCCATCAGAAATTCAGAATGTACAGATTGCCGTTTCTGAAACCAACTGTTGCTGCCTCCGTCGCCACATGCATGCCCATGGCACAAGGCATGCTTGCTTGCCACTTCGACCAATGGCAGTAAACAGTTGCGTGCTGGAAGAAGCGGCAATAAGGTGTGTGCGGGATTGTGCCGCACTGCCGCTGCTGGCAGCCACGAGTGTAAATTAATCGCTCTGACCTCCACTCTGGGTGAACAGTTGCCGTGCTCTTTTGCTTGCCACATGAGGCATCTAATGGCGGCCCTTACTGACCCTAACAACCCAAGTACCGAACCGGGAGCGATGCCTACCTCAACCAGAAACAGAGCTTTTCATTACTCAGGAACCAGGAACTGGCCGGCTGGCTCGTGTCCTACGCTTGTGTCGTCGTTTTCCCTTTTTTAACATTCCGCTCGCTTTGGTTCGAAAGGTGAATTCGAGTTTTTGCTGTGGAGCGGAGACGGAGAGGGGGCTCACCGTTGAGAGCAGCAGCCAAAATACATACAGGTAGGCGCCATGCATTCAGTGGCGTGACAACGATGGGGCCGAATGGGTTGGatcgggggagggggagggggagggggaggggaggccaCCACCAAGAAAGAGCCCCAGCGGCGGCCCCGGGCTTGTGGGCCGATCCTCCATTATCGGCAGCACGTGTAGTGAGGTGCCACGTACACAGGAGGAGGATCccctcaaaaaaacaaaaaaaacgtaCACAGGAGGAGGATGGCTGGAACTGGAAGATGCATGCAGCGGCTGCGCTGTGCTGAAAGCCTCTTTCGACTCCATTCAGGTGTCGTCTACCTCAATCACCTGTTATGattttttctttctagaaaaCTTTCGATAACATGAAAGTACACCAAacattagagataataaaaattacatccagATCGGTGGACCATGTAACGACGACCATAAGTATTGAAGCGAGTCGAAGACGGGTCATCGTCATTACACTTCCTCGTCGCAGCCAGGCACAACTTGTTGTTGTCGACGTGATAAGTCTCATAAGACACACAAACAACAtccgtctacgataaagagaagcgTAGATTGAAAATATTCAACCTAAAGACACACAAACAAAAACTGGATCCGAACAggttcatcaaaaacaacaacggaCCAAATCCCACGAAATTCATCGGAGACACACATCAGCTCTTACGATTTACCACATGTTACTCTTTTTCTTACACATAGAGCActtactattggaaatatgagcaatttaccataggattttattacaGGAAAAACTAAGAAAAACATAATCAACATAGCAACAACGAAAGAAAGCAAGCTATATAGAGATGAGAAGACAAAAGACATGTGCATGTAGGATCCAGAAAAGAGCATATGTATAACCGTTCTACAAAGACAAGGTATCATCTGGAGTAATGAGTagaaacggaacatatctagCAAAGAAACTATAGCAAAAAGGTGTGATAGGAATTCAAAGAAGAAGCACATAAGTGCGTACTAAGTTGCAGCAGGAGgaggattggtgttggcgttgtcgttggccatggtaccgaagaggtggtCAACGTCGGGGAAgagatcgtcggtgtccgtgatggaagccagtagtcgcgctgagcgctcccaaaaaccttatcgcccttctcccgtacaggactcgaagagacggagtttcggaggcctactgtcccgacgaacggtgcacgTCGTAGGACGGGATgagagtttcggaggcctactgtcccgacgaacggtgcacCCCGCAGGACGGGatgaggaagaacgtagcagcagacCTCCCTTAGGCGCAGGAGAAGGAgacgaacggtgcacgccgcaggacgggatgaggaagaacgtagcagcagacctcccttttataggcgcaggagaaggaggcgagaagccagatagcaaaacattagttcggctcggctcattcccgcaacccgcggcgcgtcgtgacgaggcgaggcgggcggcggaggaggaggagcgcgcgtgtatgtctctcttgttctcaagctcatacatgtgtggaaacattcttccttataaggaggtccaactcccactaaactagcaatgtgagactaaacatttccacctcttgccttacaCAAATGGgttgcgtgggcctctaggatttattaggaatttctgaaattacatattgggctggcccataaatacacaaaattccagcaatcccccaccagatcccagGGGCACACAaaaatttgcctttggttccaaaacactgttttatataccgatactgcagtggagactgttaagttgaacatccacctagaactctatgctacactagtaagcaacttgaacagtggactaggccttgaactgcaagttttctgcgaatctagcttcacatagatccttgaccgatactaggttgtcgtgggacttccccgcggatggagcttatgcgtcatactccgagacctttcgtgagtatactagagagcaccctactctcatagattgcgacgtttaacaatctgactcatataggtatgttcttcaaaagatgttctgcaggacTACATCTCTGCTTCACTAAGcaacttagaacatattaagatgtatatcaacctgccatgcagtttaggaaagtattgcatcttcatggagtggtatcaTTAATGAtaggatactttcctctcagttgaccaacagcttgtcttccacatctaattcacgggatctccgatcacaaagaataggttaccactttgaacaactcaaattgtgggtctcatacccatctccctcgatgcattatctatcacattacgtgatagacccttagtaaaaggatctgccaggtttttagatgtttggatataatccaatgcaataactccggagtttctcattttcctgacagattttaaccttctctgaatgtgtcttgatgacttcatgttatcctttgagctgctcacttccgtgatcacagtttgattgtcgtAGTTCATAAGGATACCAGGTACTGGTTTCTCAACAAccggcaagtcactcaagagccaacgaagccaatctgcttcgaccgtagctgtatctagtgctgtgagttgtgcttccattgttgaccttgttaagatcgtttgcttgcaagacttccaagaaacagcaccacctccaagagtgaatacatatccgcttgtggactttatctcatcagcatcagagatccagtttgaatcactatacccttcaagcacctttgggtttccagtatagtgaattccataatttgcagtgcctttcaaaaaacgcaaaactctctctagagctttccaatgcacatctcctggttttgagacaaaccgactcagtttgctaacagcaaaagagatgttaggtcttgtagcactggctaagtacataagcgagccaataatctgagaatatttcaattgatctc
This region includes:
- the LOC123398289 gene encoding protein piccolo-like, with amino-acid sequence MDVVAEGARAAAAATGGGGGSGGFIHSVVGLSSASTPLLFWLLTVALVAAIHVASAYMSSPSPRGEDKETEKRPRRGGFPGDERDGGADGHDDRVLQMMRSFSFVHASEEDFVEDMAAYERAFDDTPPEPLAPPSPPPPAPASPSGLCFSFRNQMPEIPREAPVVSTPVRGEEEQHERKKQDKESPVPFVPVATREHEHEAEEAEVLVEEDDEQGGEAVDAEPKIVPATHNYRFLTERDFRGFVREPETMTVRVQESFVPPPPPQPAAQPEERIVVDGSSRRGSGSVTANDLRPADKPVARDIVASPTKRAPSRRKPASTVSKGSVVSGRTSFASEFSGFGDSDSDSSASDDGYSVKELVVDSDSDWFLSEKDFPAGVHDAASLRSYKAKVLKAMESLEEADMLQLSFQDSSATTVSPGSVAQASPDSVKYPEDMWSRTPSPEAEYEEEDETGTPREAEEAEAKIVDGEGSSSIDMSDDDKRSSSSKKKMIVAPVYDTEFAGGNSLEHSEKEIITINDHSYEAISDAKSSPEVTTDRELVVSSHQVVDDTERRPQPSERGLVGTSGHPPELVSADREEAASRSGQAAASFPDDNHSEQEFVGTDGHSHEFISDVWKEIAGTEEEEEGEVAYDFMGSPGPSEKESVSRNAHSDDLSSNDHKTIVHTNDRSYAVSSDDRTTPEHSEQEFSTHDHQYGAIPHGENISEPTEDKHASADDDPAKAPRHVHFSVTEKAKSLDEEQDQEGKWKDLTEEEEDELESLWEHQDLIEQLKLELKKVRSAGLPTILEESESPKAPMEDLKPWRIDAKFLREDPMDELNKFFKSYRERMRKFDILCFQKMYAIDFLQLRGPQQSTNSLKALSPTALSILSHNFRSARWRSPEDPSDRLLKDLRCDLETVYVGQMCLSWEFLRWQYEQACDLPESDPYHSHHYNQVAGEFQQFQVMVQRFVEDEPFKGPRLPDYVKERCPFRNFLQVPVIREDSLKDRMEDQRKGNYVITSEELEVVMEESMHILWEFIKADKEPQTSVLKGLSTAHVELQDPRDEALVKGIHATLQKKEKRLKDLLRTGNCIVKKFKKPKEDRSDQNLFFSQVDMRLVARVLRMPRITGDQLQWCKAKLDKIMLVDNRRIHREASFLLFPCLEHKT